One window of the Rosa rugosa chromosome 3, drRosRugo1.1, whole genome shotgun sequence genome contains the following:
- the LOC133739614 gene encoding uncharacterized protein LOC133739614, producing MEVANKVVSAGMRLANNSTVISVCLVGSFIALSARSVKQQNKIEALEAEKDSLIKSNKATKKTMWDWKQQLYAEAGTDSALVPLARLKAIYGEAPTPPIAVKEDSKSADAKFVV from the exons ATGGAGGTGGCGAACAAGGTGGTGAGCGCCGGAATGCGCTTGGCGAACAACAGCACGGTGATAAGCGTGTGCCTAGTCGGATCCTTCATTGCTCTGAGCGCAAGGTCAGTGAAGCAGCAAAACAAAATCGAAGCTCTAGAGGCGGAGAAGGACTCCCTCATCAAATCGAACAAGGCCACCAAGAAGACCATGTGGGACTGGAAGCAACAGCTCTATGCCGAAGCCGGCACCGACTCCGCTCTCGTCCCTCTCGCCAGACTCAAGGCCATCTACGGCGAAGCCCCAACTCCCCCAATCG CTGTGAAGGAGGATTCGAAATCTGCAGACGCTAAATTTGTGGTCTGA